AGTGAAGCTCTGGGTTTTGATCAAATAACGCCATAATGTTGGTGGCAATCATGTCGGTGACGACGTCTTCAATGCTCTCGTCGCCCGTATCCCCTTCCTGAGATGCGAAAATATCTAGGTTTAATGTTAAGTGCTCAATAAGAGCGAGATAGCCATCAGTTTCTACTACCACTATTTTTCTCCACCTTAAGTTTGGTGTTTATATCTACGTATAAGTAAATAGTATGACATCTCAAGAGATTTTCATACATTGATTGTGATTACTGATAGATTGTAGACAGATTTCTGCCAGATTGTTTTGACGTGTATAACGCTTTGTCTGCAGCTTCCAACCATTGAGTATGGCTTTCCATATCGGGATCAATCTGACAAATACCCAAACTGATGGTATAGCGGATCGGCTCTCCTTCATAATCAACGATGCCTGCTTCCACTTTCTTACGCAAACGTTCCGAGAAATAGTGTGCTTGCTCAGCGTTAGTATCAGGGAGAAGGACACCAAATTCCTCACCACCATATCGGCCACAGACATCAGCTTTGCGCACCGTTTGCTTAAGTAAATAAGCGGTGTTACGAATGACACCATCTCCAGCCGTATGCCCGTAGGTGTCGTTTACTTTCTTAAAGAAATCAATATCAAACATCACCAGGGTTGCAATAGAAGAAACGGTTTGGCACCTTGCAAACTGTTCTTGTAAGCACTGTTCCCAATATCCGCGGTTATATAGCCCTGTTAGGCCGTCGGTTCGACTCAACTGACTAAGCTTTTGGTTCGACTCTTTGAGGAAAAGCTTTTTCTTGGCAATATCAGACACGTCTTGCACCTTGATGCTGACGTGAGTGATCTCTCCAGTTAGCGATCGAAGTGGGCTAAATACCACGTTTTGGTACATCTTACTCAGCCCATGGGTAACGGGTGAAAAGTTATTGAATTCGAACAAATACGGTCTCTCTTCCCAAGAAGAGAAGGTTCTCATTTGCAATTTGATCACTGACTGCACTTTGGCCATAAACCACGCTTTCGGCAAATCAGGAAAGAAATCAAATAAACAATGCCCATGGATAAGATCAGAATCGATACCGCTGTAGGAGCGCATAAAGCTATTCCAAGTACAGACGTTATAATCTAGGTCGATCACGATTAACCCTGCATCCATGTTGTCCATGATCTGCATGAGTAGATGGATTTCGTTTAAGTCACTATTTTGGTTCATGGCTAGAAAGACCCGACTATTTTCTTCACTGCCCCTATCGATTGCGGGTCGATAAAGAACAACACTTCA
This portion of the Vibrio sp. SCSIO 43136 genome encodes:
- a CDS encoding DUF3802 family protein encodes the protein MVVETDGYLALIEHLTLNLDIFASQEGDTGDESIEDVVTDMIATNIMALFDQNPELHSSVRFKLLKEADSVVEDLGEVLAGAWSKKATNEQIVFLDEYIGLVKNLFDSAVAIYD
- a CDS encoding sensor domain-containing diguanylate cyclase yields the protein MNQNSDLNEIHLLMQIMDNMDAGLIVIDLDYNVCTWNSFMRSYSGIDSDLIHGHCLFDFFPDLPKAWFMAKVQSVIKLQMRTFSSWEERPYLFEFNNFSPVTHGLSKMYQNVVFSPLRSLTGEITHVSIKVQDVSDIAKKKLFLKESNQKLSQLSRTDGLTGLYNRGYWEQCLQEQFARCQTVSSIATLVMFDIDFFKKVNDTYGHTAGDGVIRNTAYLLKQTVRKADVCGRYGGEEFGVLLPDTNAEQAHYFSERLRKKVEAGIVDYEGEPIRYTISLGICQIDPDMESHTQWLEAADKALYTSKQSGRNLSTIYQ